The genomic region acaataaatagatgtattaaatcagctttggccagaattaatacatcagaagctcatccaagttaagctattttggttttgtaaaaagttatctgattctgattaatgaaTTAATTATtgacaaaaccaagtatttaatagcaaaccacctgttagcgcggatcgaacttagtctcgagtcgcaaccttagtctcgagtcgcaaccttagtctcgagttgtgctgttatggttgcgagtcgcaaccttagtctcgagttatgctgtcatggtttcgagtcgcaaccttagtctcgagttatgctgttatggtttcgagtcgcaaccttagtctcgactaatcacgttatggttgcgagtcgcaaccttggtctcgactaatcacgttatgattgcgagtcgtaacctcatGGTTTCGAtcaatcacgttatggttgcgagtcgcaaccccatggttgcgagtagcaacctcatggttgcgagtagcaacctcatggttgcgagtagcaacctcatggttgcgagtagcaacctcatggttgcgagtagcaacctcgttaacagctgttttgtgataataactgaaaactcgaaatttaagggattgtgggataatgtttcctgttttaatgctgatctaaacttatcaaaatatttcgaaaataataactgatatctctttaacagttttcggaattttattagataaaaataagatcaaaaacaggaaaaacacccactaatctaAATTATATTCCAAATCTTAGGGAATTTTCGAGTTTTCTTAGAACATTATGATGAACCCTAACAAAATAAGAACATAATCTGGAAATCCGAAACCTGATTTTAATGGTTTTGTAAGGGATTTCGTGATAATAAGTTTAATCTTTATAATTTCGAGTCGgtttatcaattaacagtttccgaaAACAGGGATTTCGGTCACAAACAACCCGAAAACAGTTTTTGATTTTAAGGCTTAAAAAACTTCCGTTTTCCAGATTTTGATCCaagaataatggatacgaaaacagaactggtttatcaacatatgctctgataccacatgttggatcagttctgtttaaacataatggaaaacatgaataatacctgttacagcagacatgccagcagagaatccagtcagagatgcagccattgagttcgacatgattgtcaggatgatctggttcctccttagggtgtaagattatgatggtgatgaaaccgaagtAGGGTAATTTCGGTTAGGGGAGAGAGTCACGAATTTGATGATGTTAATGAGGGTTGTGATTGTGTAATatgtgtaaccctttaactctctaataagccccttatttatacacccaagaggaaacccaattagttaataagggtaatatggtccatcaacaattaccaactaattattaataggttaataaatatattttgatctaatataatataaatgattatataggctacaagattaaatattacatttatatatttaatctcacatcaAACCTACAACTCCTTGGTTATAAACCAAACTCTTAAATGCTAGAACCCTTTTTGACTTTTGTATATTGTGTCACCTAATATACAATTTATGGGTTCACACCATATTTATATATATCTTTCATTAAAATTTCGAAACTCAATTGGTACTGGCGAACGCGTACCTATGTACGTAGATCCGCTCATGGGGGAGCTTAAATATTTAAATTTGGGGGCTGAAAATATAAGAAACTATAATTAAagttcttaaaaaaaaaaaacaaataaagataATATTTTTCAAAACTAATAGACTAAAATATGCGCTTCAAAGAATAAAATTAGAGGACCAAGACCCCATCTCAACCCAACAAAGTTCCGCCCCTTTGAAAGTCATTCTGGTTTGGTAGTCATTAGGCAATTTGTTCCGTGAACAAATACAACGATACTCGGGAAGACCGGATTGGATACATTATATAGTTGGATGGAGTCCTTATAGACTAAAGTGTGAATAGAGATTTGTTGAATGTAAATTCAATCACACGTTGGGGGAAAAAGTAGGGTGGTCATGCATGGCACCACCTGAAACAAGACAAAAGTATAATTAGGTTTTGAGTAGTCATGAAACTCGTTTAATAAACATGATATGTTCATGTTGCCCTATGTAAGTTGTTTAATTAAACGTATTAGGTTTGTTTAACCAGTTTAATTAAACATGTCGACCCATGAATCCGTTTAATGAAACATGTTAACTTGTCCATCCGTTTAACCCACTTAGGATAATCTGCCAACCTATTTAACACATTTACACATTGATTGCAATATATTTACAAAGTGTCATCAGTTTGACTCGTTTAGATAAATGTCTACTCATGTATTTATCGAAATCGTCTACGAGTTACAACTTGACCCGTTTAACTCACATTCACACGTATATGCAAATAATAGTGTGTATTTATCGAAATTTGTAAGGATATCAAATTTGAAATTTGTGAAAGGATATCAAATTATAGTTCATATTGTACTTTTGAAAGGATATCAAATTTGTGAAATCACCTAAtctttgacttttactagcaaaATAGTTTACATAATGTAACTTTCGTAAAAATAATTTTATATGCTTTGAATCATGAACGATCCTTGTTAAATCTATCTACCAACTATCTTTGACTTTGATAATGACAGTTGGCAAAATGTTATGCTAAAAAGAATTTATAGCAAGTATATATGGATTATAACTTCATAGAAAATAATGTTTGTACAAAATGATAAAACCATATACCCGAACATGGGGTGAATGATGTGTTGTTTTTGTTTCCTTTCCTTTCTTTTTGTTTCTGTGCATTGGAATTTATGTGTTGTTACGGCATGTGTTGACCAATTCTATAATCAGAGAATTCAACAATTAAAAGTAGCATTTTTTTCATCTTTGTAACATGTTGATGCATTATAGTTAAACAAAAAGTTGCAATTATCCAATAAGGCTTTACTTGTTCATCTTTCTTACAAGTTAACACAGTTTTTTGACGTTGTAACGGCACCATCCACAACAAGGTTATGACCACTCACATATCGAGACTCGTCACTAGCAAGGTAAAGAGCCGCGTCCGCTATGTCTTCGGCTTTTAGGTTAGTACCCTTCAAGTTTGCTAAGCTACTCACAAAGTTTTCGGTTTTCTCAATTTCTTTCTTGTTGGGTACTCTAAAATTTATCTCTTGATCTTCAACACATTCATCTTCGCTTCTCCAAGCATTTACAAGCATTGAAGTTGCTACGCCGAAAGGTGAAATACAGTTGACTCTAATCCCATGTTTTCCCAACTCACAAGCTGCATTCTTTGTTAGCCCGACTATAGCATGCTTTGAAGCTGTGTATGCATGTGGGCCCATCCCACCAATAACACTTGCCACACTAGCGGTTGAAATTATGCACCCACATCCTTTGGGAATCATAACCCTAGCGGCATGTTTCATCCCTAGAGCGACTCCTCTCACATTTACACTCATTACTTTGTCAAACTCATCTACGTCAAAATCAACAATGCTTTTGTGCTTGGATTGGTTTCCAAGCACACCAGCATTGTTGAACATGATATCAATACGACCATACCGAGAGATTGTTGAGTCAATTAGGTTTTTTACTTCGGTTTCCAAGCTAACATCGCAATGAACATACATAACTAAAGGCGACAGTGAACTAGCGAGTGCGAGTCCATTTTCATCATTGATATCCGCCATGACTACTTTAGCACCATGTTTGACGAACAACCTCACGGTGGCTGCCCCAATCCCCCCGGCAGCACCGGTGACAATTGCAATCTTTCCTTCCAACCTATAAACAAGTCAATTGTAGTTTTTCAGATTGATTGA from Helianthus annuus cultivar XRQ/B chromosome 10, HanXRQr2.0-SUNRISE, whole genome shotgun sequence harbors:
- the LOC110884535 gene encoding short-chain dehydrogenase reductase 2a: MPAEVLPEKTFQGMHVYGKETNPIFYRRLEGKIAIVTGAAGGIGAATVRLFVKHGAKVVMADINDENGLALASSLSPLVMYVHCDVSLETEVKNLIDSTISRYGRIDIMFNNAGVLGNQSKHKSIVDFDVDEFDKVMSVNVRGVALGMKHAARVMIPKGCGCIISTASVASVIGGMGPHAYTASKHAIVGLTKNAACELGKHGIRVNCISPFGVATSMLVNAWRSEDECVEDQEINFRVPNKKEIEKTENFVSSLANLKGTNLKAEDIADAALYLASDESRYVSGHNLVVDGAVTTSKNCVNL